A region of the Chryseobacterium gotjawalense genome:
TGGAATACCAGGGTGACGGCACGAAAGTTACCTTCTTTTATACCGCAGAAACCCGCGTGGATTTCCGCCAGCTGATTAAAGAATTCGCTTCTTTATTCCGCGCCAAGATTGATATGAAACAAATCGGTTTCCGGCAGGAAGCAGCAAAAGTCGGAGGCATCGGGTCTTGCGGAAGAGAATTGTGTTGTTCAACCTGGTTGACAGACTTCCGTTCTGTAAATACCAATGCAGCAAGGTATCAGCAACTGAGCATCAATCCTCAGAAATTAGCCGGCCAATGTGGAAAACTGAAATGTTGTCTTAACTATGAACTCGACAGTTATTTGGATGCGCTAAGCGATTTCCCGCCATCGTCAACAACGATTGACACCGAAAAAGGAAAAGCGTTCTGTATTAAAATTGATGTTTTCAAAAAAAGAATGTGGTTCGCTTATGCGGATCATTCAATGGCATGGTATGATTTGGATGTTCAGGATGTGAAAAAAATGATCGCCAAAAATAAAAAAGGCGAGAAAGCACCACCTTTAGAAGACGTAAAAGTTCACGATATTCCTGTGAAATCAGTAGATTTAATCCAGGAAAATAATATGGACCGCTTCGAAAGAAGGAATAAAAACACAGGTAAAAATCAAAATAAAAGAAAGCCAAACAACCAGCAAAAGTCAGAGAACAAACCGGCGGTAAATCAAGGCGAAAAAAGAAAGAGAATTTCTGAAAAACCAGCTGAAAAGCCTGTTAATAAACCAGCACAGCCAAATGCAAAGTCGCCTCAACAAAAGCCGAAAAACTTTAAAAAGAAGCCTCAGCCAAAACGTGATGACAATGCATAAGATAATGGGTGCTTTTTTCGTTCTGTGTTTTCTTGCCAGTTGCAGTAAAGATTCTGAACAGGTGTTTGTGAATAATCTCAACGGAAAATGGGACAAAAAAGCAGAACAGAAATTTGACTTTAAAGTAACAGATGCTCAAAAAGCAAAAAATATTATATTTGTTGTAAGAAATAACAACGATTATCCTTACAGCAATATCAGGTTGATTGTTAATTTCCTCGATGGGCAGACGAAAAAGAAGAGTACAGATACCCTGAATTATATTTTGGTAGAACCCAACGGAAGGTGGATAGGAAAAGGTTTCGGCGATACCAAAGAAACCCTCTTTCAATATAAATTAGATTATAAATTTCCGGCCAATGGGGAGTATTCCATCGGGATTATTCAAGCGATGAGAAATGATAACCTGCCTGGAATTGAAGATATTGGCGTAAAAATAGAAACAGCACAACCGTAAACTTATTTATGGAAAACACACAGAACAAAGGAAGTAAACCGCAACAAAAATTTCCGCTTCCTCCAAAAAAAGCCAAAAACACGGGCTGGAAAAAATGGGTGAAATTTGTTTGGACTGCACTCATTCTCCTCATCGTGGGAATCGCAGCAATATTTTTTGCCGTGTCGCAAGGTTTTCTTGGTGACATGCCCGATGTAAAAGAACTTGAGAATCCAGATATTTATGTGGCTTCTGAAATTTATTCTTCAGATGGACAAATGTTGGGTAAGTTTGAAAAAGAAAAAACCCAACCTATTACCTATAAGGAATTACCACCCTTTTTAATTTATGCCTTACAGGCAAAAGAAGATGAGCGATTCAAAGAGCACTCGGGAATTGATCTGCAATCGGTTGCCCGTGCGGTTGCCTTTGGCGGAAAACGCGGTGGTGGCTCCACCATTACCCAGCAATTGGCGAAACTCTTATTTACAGGAGCTGCATCGCAAAACAGTGTCCAAAGATCTTTTCAGAAGTTAAAGGAGTGGGTCGTAGCAGTAAGTTTAGAAAAGCGCTATACCAAAGAAGAAATTATTACCCTTTATTTCAACAAATTTGATTTTGTAAATAATGCCAACGGAATTGAAATGGCGTCCCGAATTTATTTTAATAAAAAAGCAAATCAACTCACTTTGCCGGAAGCTGCAATGTTTGTAGCAATGCTTGAAGCGCCGGTAGCAAATAATCCCATGCGAAATCCGGAAAGGGCAAAACGCAGAAGAGATGTGGTGCTGGATCAAATGTTGAAAACAGGTTATCTCGATCAGGCAACCTATGAAAAAGCGGTGGCAACGCCTATCGATGTTGATTTTCATCCCGTTAAATCTATTGATGAAGGCTATTCGGCTTACTATAAGTATTATCTGAGAAAAGAAATCGAGAGCTATATAAAAGATTACGAAAAGAATACCGGTAAAACTTTAAATTTATTTAAAGATGGTTTAAAAATTTACACCACGCTGGATTCGAAAATGCAAACCTATGCTGAAGAGGCGATTAAAGAACATTTAACCGATCTGCAAAGTAGATTTGATGCCGAACAGCGAGGCAGAAAACAAAGACCTTTCTATTTAATTAATGATACTCAGATCAACTCCATCATGCTCAGTGCGATGAAGCGGACCGGAAGATACAAGCAATTAAAGAATGCGGGTGTGCCGGAAGATTCAATTATGCTCGATTTTAAAAAGCCAATTAAAACTTCGAGATTTACTTGGGCTGGTGAAGAAGAAGTTGAAATGTCACCTTGGGATTCTATCCGTTATCATAAACAAATTGCACAGGCAGGGTTGATGTCGATGGTTCCCGCAACAGGTGAAATTAAAGCTTGGGTAGGAGGAATTAATTGGCAGCATTTTCAATACGACCACATTAAACAAGGTAAAAGACAGGTGGGATCAACCTTTAAACCGTTTGTTTATGCCACCGCAATTATGAAATTAGGAATGACGCCTTGTTCTACCGTTTCTAATGCTACTTACGTCAAAGGAAGTTGGAAAGTGCTGGGGTCAGGTGGGAATTTAACCTTACGAGATGCGATTGCGCATTCTAAAAACCCCGTAGCGGTTCGGTTAATTGAAATGACGGGCGTTAAAAGTGTCATACAAACTGCCCGCGATCTGGGAGTAACCGAAGAAATTCCAAACGAATATGCGGTGGCATTAGGTTCTTCAGATATTACGATATACGAAATGTTGGGCGCTTACAGTACTTTTGCCAATTACGGAAATTACATTAAACCCGAAATGATCTGGAGAATTGAAGATGCCAACGGAAGAGTCATTAAAGAAGTAAAACCTGTATCGAGGGAAGTGATGAACGAATTATACGCTTACACCATGATTGATTTGATGAAAGGCGTAACAGAATTCGGAACAGCTTCTGGAGAATTAGGGCGAAGAGGAGTTCCGAAAGGAATCGAAATCGCAGGTAAAACGGGAACAACGCAAAATAACTCCGATGGTTGGTTTATGGGAATCACCCCGAATCTGGCAACGGGCGTTTGGGTCGGCTGGGAAGACCGGGCGACGCATTTCCGGGGAACCGGTGAAGGACAGGGTGCTAAAATGGCCTTACCGATTTGGGCGATTTATATGAAAAAAGTTTGGGCAGATAAAGAATTGGGAATTTCTCCCGAAGATAAATTCGTGAAACCGTCTAACTGGACCGGAAACTGCGGCGATCTGAATGGACTTGGCGGCTATGGTGACGATGGCGGTTTGCAAACCATCGATGAAATCAAGAATCCAAAGACAGAAGAGCCGGTGAACAACACCAAAAAACCGTCGGCAAGAAAAGAAGATAACGTTAATGAAAATATCAATACCGGCGACGATATCGATTTTAACAAATAACGACCATCTATACAATAAATGGAAAACATCCTTTCAATCTTTGGAAGGATGTTTTTTTTAACGAACTTTGAATCATGAATTTAGATCAAATTACCCAACAATACTTAACGCTTTTTCCCGGTGATCTTTCTGGAAATCCCATGCAAAGGCAAACACCAAAAGCCGTATTTTCTACCGTAGAAATTGCCGGTTTTGAAAACCCTGAACTGATTATATTTAATGAAAAACTTGCCGTCGAAATCGGTTTAGAGAAAATTGAAAACCAAGCCGATGA
Encoded here:
- a CDS encoding gliding motility lipoprotein GldH → MHKIMGAFFVLCFLASCSKDSEQVFVNNLNGKWDKKAEQKFDFKVTDAQKAKNIIFVVRNNNDYPYSNIRLIVNFLDGQTKKKSTDTLNYILVEPNGRWIGKGFGDTKETLFQYKLDYKFPANGEYSIGIIQAMRNDNLPGIEDIGVKIETAQP
- a CDS encoding PSP1 domain-containing protein — encoded protein: MSCGCKTSGDSSHSCGTKSANGCGSVDTCGNSYKLSVFDWLSNINNPSQSQTDFVEVRFKNDRKFFYKNVNKLPLHMGSVITVESSPGHDIGVVSLTGELVKIQMKKKNVSEENPLKIYRLANQKDIEVWQDARGKEESVKIQARKIAYALNLEMKITDVEYQGDGTKVTFFYTAETRVDFRQLIKEFASLFRAKIDMKQIGFRQEAAKVGGIGSCGRELCCSTWLTDFRSVNTNAARYQQLSINPQKLAGQCGKLKCCLNYELDSYLDALSDFPPSSTTIDTEKGKAFCIKIDVFKKRMWFAYADHSMAWYDLDVQDVKKMIAKNKKGEKAPPLEDVKVHDIPVKSVDLIQENNMDRFERRNKNTGKNQNKRKPNNQQKSENKPAVNQGEKRKRISEKPAEKPVNKPAQPNAKSPQQKPKNFKKKPQPKRDDNA
- a CDS encoding penicillin-binding protein 1A; this encodes MENTQNKGSKPQQKFPLPPKKAKNTGWKKWVKFVWTALILLIVGIAAIFFAVSQGFLGDMPDVKELENPDIYVASEIYSSDGQMLGKFEKEKTQPITYKELPPFLIYALQAKEDERFKEHSGIDLQSVARAVAFGGKRGGGSTITQQLAKLLFTGAASQNSVQRSFQKLKEWVVAVSLEKRYTKEEIITLYFNKFDFVNNANGIEMASRIYFNKKANQLTLPEAAMFVAMLEAPVANNPMRNPERAKRRRDVVLDQMLKTGYLDQATYEKAVATPIDVDFHPVKSIDEGYSAYYKYYLRKEIESYIKDYEKNTGKTLNLFKDGLKIYTTLDSKMQTYAEEAIKEHLTDLQSRFDAEQRGRKQRPFYLINDTQINSIMLSAMKRTGRYKQLKNAGVPEDSIMLDFKKPIKTSRFTWAGEEEVEMSPWDSIRYHKQIAQAGLMSMVPATGEIKAWVGGINWQHFQYDHIKQGKRQVGSTFKPFVYATAIMKLGMTPCSTVSNATYVKGSWKVLGSGGNLTLRDAIAHSKNPVAVRLIEMTGVKSVIQTARDLGVTEEIPNEYAVALGSSDITIYEMLGAYSTFANYGNYIKPEMIWRIEDANGRVIKEVKPVSREVMNELYAYTMIDLMKGVTEFGTASGELGRRGVPKGIEIAGKTGTTQNNSDGWFMGITPNLATGVWVGWEDRATHFRGTGEGQGAKMALPIWAIYMKKVWADKELGISPEDKFVKPSNWTGNCGDLNGLGGYGDDGGLQTIDEIKNPKTEEPVNNTKKPSARKEDNVNENINTGDDIDFNK